TTCTTTATGCTCTAATTACAACACTATTTTCTACAATAAGTGATTGTATTATTGCATGGTTCACGCATTGGTTAAGCGACAAACATAATAACAAATAATTGACCAACACC
Above is a genomic segment from Staphylococcus piscifermentans containing:
- a CDS encoding type I toxin-antitoxin system Fst family toxin → MFLYALITTLFSTISDCIIAWFTHWLSDKHNNK